TTTTTGACTGTAAAGATCAGGATTTCCCGCCAACACaaaggctttacttgtgcccccaccaaggcttagcattgcttatttagaggttgttgtttttttttatgttagcattttttaagactttacagTTGGTGgtcagatattaatcttccaataacacataattatcacgtgacatttttaaatttcctgtcaactttaaactttttttttaaactcagaaaacaccgggcttagcaagttttctgggggaatcCTTGAAGATGATGACAATGATTTGTCAGTTTTGGCTATAGCATTCTGAAACAATTACTATTTAATAAATTCTGTCTCCTTTTTGTAACCAGTGACTCCATTACCAGTTCAGATAAAGAAGGAGGATAGAAGCATAACTACTGTAGCCAAGAGCCTCCACAGTGATTTCGACAGTGAAGAGGATCCagacaacaacacaaaagatCAGGGTTGAAAAGAAAGACCCTCCcattttttacacatattcTTGTTCATGCCTTTTCTCTGCCACATccctttcattttattattatttttttattattattcaaagaatggtcctaaaaaaaaaaaaaataaaagtggagaAACCACTCAAAGACTAGCACTTACGAAGCTacgcatttttttttttttttttgttcttccccCTCCGTTTCAGATGACTAACACGTTGCTGCACAGACTGCTGtctctttcctttttcactATTCTCTTCCAAATAATCGCTCACGTTTCATCTGCTTCAGTCCCTGCGATTTCTTTCACGGTTTATGTGTAAAAGACAGATTTCGATGACTGTTTCTAATCGGGATGTTTGATTGTATGAAGCGTCTTCATTGTGTATTCGGAGCATGATATTTAATCCGGCTCCTCCTGAGGAGCCCCGGGCGCCTGTGTGTTCGAGTTTACAGAATTGAAGCACACACTGAAGACTTTGTAAAGAAATTGTAACAAAATGAGCATAatacatttgtgtaaaatacgtggggatttttaaaataacgtatctttaataacaataataaaaaaaaaatagaggtaGAGCATagtgggaataaaaatgtgGGCCTAGAGATGCACCGATTAAAACTGTCCTGCAAAGTTTCTTCACCTACCAATGTCGATTTCTCTTTAAGACTACAAGTATGGATTTTACTAGCCCCCCCTGCCATAAGTGATCATTAGTTATTCAAAATATAGAGACAATGTCATGCCTCATATGTGAGAAAGAGGatttacaaaagaaacaaacctagactaaatacaaaaatagcAATTTTGCCTAGCGTTAGCATCTTACATTAGCCTTTAGCTTGGATAGTATTAAAACATGACTTCCAAGATAATGTAgatcctttttttttgacaacaaGGTTTCCTAAAGACTGCAATTATTTGCAAATTACAGACACAAGTGGAGATCCAAAAGggattaaaaacagaacaactctGTCGTACTGCCTTCCTGTTCTCAAACTTTAGTGCTCTAGTGGCTTTAATCTCaacatgtcataaaaaaaatatatataaatacatttatatttcaaatagcTCATTATGTCGCTGTGCTTCCTGTGAATCTTAAACACCTCACTGATACTTAAAATTCTCTGATAGGAAATTGAGTTAGCTTATAATCCTTGGTCAGTAACAGCGTCCCTGCTAAGTTTGACAGTGTTGCCTGTAGGATTGTTTTTAAGTATGGTGTGTTCAAtgatcaaaaaaatataaaggatTTTTATGTTTCCGACCAGCTCGTCATCAGACAGGGGTGATGAAACTGGAAATTGGTGGGTTCGGGTCAACAGGAGATTTctcggtgcatctctagttaaaaaaaaaacaacaaaaaaaatacacttttcaaCTAGAAACGATGGTTTGAACTTTGTTACTGATGCTTCATGGAGTCAGTTTTCGTCTAACGAAGGGTCTCCATGTTGAACCCTTGTGCTACAATATATTCACATAGTGTACAGTTTGTGTGAAAAgtaattcagtttctttcatgTACTCTCCTGGTTGTTGGGGAATTGGACAGCTTCATTGTCAAGACAATCTCTTCAAACATGTATCGCCTACACAataaattttaccaaaaaaaaaagtgcttgtAGTTTGTGTTTTGGCATTTGAAATCTGAATTCAAGTGTAAAGtttaagcatttttcttttatatttagagaaaagaaaagctatcAAAATTATTGAGAGcacacaggaagaaaaagagaacatATAGCTGATAGTAAACTTTCATAGACAAAATCCCCAACGAtcttcacaaagaaaaagcacaaaatgttcacaaactcaaacccatttaaaaaaaacacgaaTTAATGATACAGACCAATAAAACAGGAATACAgtggtatttttaaaaatcacaagatAGATATGCTTCAGCAGAACAATTGTTCAGTTGCTTTTTGACACGAATCAAGGCTCTCAGGACAACAAAACGGGACCAGAAGCAGCTCTTGAGCTCCGTCTGTTCAAGTGCCGCTCTTGAAGAGAATAAATATCGAAAGTCAGATAAGCTAGAAATCTTCAacatacaaaacacaaagaagctACTAGTGGTCTTTCAATCAGATACGCTGCTCTTGAAGAAAATGAGTTTTTGAAGTTTTACCTCTAAAATATAAAGGTACTATCATGTCTAAATAATGGCATACCATCTACAGCCTTACAGTGTAGCTGCCTATTGATGTGAAATGAAATCTGAATCTAATCACAAGAAAAATGACTTTtccagtaaaaatatattttgaaagaaGATACAGTGAAGTGAGCAAATTTTGGCACGCAGGATAAATGAGTGAGATACTTGAAATTAAGAAGGATGATTGTCAGTGAGTGATTACGAGTCTTGGTTTCTAAAAACACTTGGTCAATGGAAAAACTGGTAGCTAAACTTGAGAGAGGACTGTTCTTATCGAACATGTTTACTCGTaatatttagctattttttaGTTCCTCAGTAACATTATCAGTACTTTGACTTACTTTCCAAACATATTTGTTGTATTAGCTTGAAATGAGCTTTTAAGGCCAAACTATATATTGTTGCTGTGAAGAAACCCAACTGTAGATGGATTAAAAGTTTGAATGACAGAATAATGTTTTGACAGCTACATTTCTGTACTTAACATGTGAAAGAGGGACTGATTGGGGGAAAAGTGAgactttctgctgcttctattCACCATTTATGTTTcacatcacataaaacaaattgtaTGGTGCAACTGCTTGCGCCATTGTAACGCTAATAGGTAGtaccagaacaaaaacatctgaattttgCCAGAGTTGCTTTGATTTGAGACCTCAAACATTTGCCTCAACtagggatttttttgttgttgttgttgttgttgttattttataaaGGCAAAAATAGAGTGATTCTGCAAATTTCTGGCTAATATGAGTTCTGGCTTCATGTCAATTTAGTGAGGTCAGCTTGTGCTGGTAGAAATCAGGGCAATATATGCTTAAAAGATGGCATGCgtaaaagaaaattgattctGTGGAATTGCTTAACCAAAAGCGAATGCTTAAATATGCAGTGGCAAATGTTTAGACGTTTGTTTATGGTGTTACTTTAAGTGTGCCAtaagctttttattaaaaaaacaagaaaaatatcaagCATAATAAACATAACTGTCTCGTCAGTTCAATCTATTGCCTGATAATAGCTTCGCGTATTTCAACACTGCAATCTAAAAGCAATTTATTGCCCAGTTTGATGAATTTGTATCCGATAACTGCATTTTCACTAGTTCTCCGATAGGTGGTGCAAGAGAACTGTTAGAGAACTGTCACACTTACATACGTACAAAGCCTCTTCGCGTTAACCTGCagacaacatttaaataaaatgacactCATAATGCCGGTTATGCAGAATATACAAATATTCTGCATAACCATCACACACAATATCGCTACTCAAATTTTGAATTGAGTGGAATTAACTTCAAACTAAAATCATACTGAGGCATAATTTCTTCTGAGAATCCACCAGTTTTTTCCTCTTACTGAAAAACAACTGACTGCCACGTAGAAGATGTTTATTGGTTGTTATTCTGCTCAcacttcatttcagtttttcttataCATCTTTGAAGGAGATGACAATAAAAAGTTCACATCAATGGTAGGAAATTTGCAGAATCATTAACTCATCATAGAAttacatatttgatgtgtactggtgattttgatgatggcacttgaccaaatgtaatgtttgttactacGGTTTCCCAActggtgactgtatgatgttttttaatgctttaatttgTTGTTCCTTGCAACAACCTTTAGTGTGCCTGTATCTTGTGTTATTAATGTACGACCTTTACATGCAACATAACAATCAAGAACAAGCAGTAAAGAATTAAGGTTATCCAGGTTACATTCCCAAAGACTATTGCCAAACACAGATGTACATACAGTAAAGAAGTGGGAGAGTGTGTATAGTTGAGTACCATGCCCTCTCAAATGGGTCAGTGAACGAGTGGTTTAGTGCAGAGATAAGTATGGACCCAGATATTACTGTTCTTCACTATCAGCCTTCAAGTTGATGAGATGGGAAAGCATCAGAGTTGGATGCAGACTTGTACTGTTTTTGAAGATAATCCTGGGCCTCTTCATATTGTTCTGATTATCGCTAACCATACCAACATCTACACTTTGTTGTTTCTCAGAAGTTTGCACTCCATACCATCTATCTTTACGTCAATGAGAAATAACTGAAAGTGAAATGTTCCCTTGTCATGTCCTGTGACAGGATCTATTACTGCATTTCCCGCATGGTGTCTGAGTTGATTACATGTGCttagtttttctgtatcggCCCATTTATTATGATCAATACTTTTGCCTGTTTGACAGACAAAAATCCATGGTGGCTAACTAAACGTTAGCATTTCACCCACACCGTCGAAGAGAAAGAGACTGACGTGACGCATTTAAATGGCTACTGCAACAGAAGTGGCAGCACACGGAGCGCTCATTTCAACTGGGTTGGTCATCAGCACGGACTTCAAACTTTACAATAGTAGtgtttttgtattgttgttgctttgtatttacttcaaaataaaaccagagttATGAGAAATAATTTTCGCCATAATTTTGGGCACATTTTTACGCATTTGCTGCGCATTCAGTGAACATTTTGTAACCAGGAAGTGCTTGAAGGCAACAcgacacactttttttttttgcgattCCCTCAAATATACCACATTTCTAAAACGTCCTTTTTACCTTAATTACTGTTAATCTAttctgcaaaaaacataaaattttattagcTGAGACTagaaataaatcctttttttcttttttttcttggtggTGGAATGagagtaaaatgtaaacaaatccATTCAAGGCGCCATCTAAGAtgtgtttctttcatttaatgTATAAATCATtgttagaagtaaaaaaaaaataataataattaaaaaaaagtctgccaGAGAACTTCAGAGATTAATTGTGTCCAAGTAGCGGAGGAGCTAAAAGGCCATTTGGTCACACAGCAAATGGCTCTGGGAAACATAATGGCACATATGTATCCTTAATGAACACCACACATGAAATGACACGTTCAGGCTAATGGAAAAGCACAGAGAAAGGTTTTGCTGAAGGTAAGAAGCACAAAATGGTTTCTGTAGCTTAGCAGGTCCTTGAGGTGACTTTAATCTCCATTTCCTCTTTCCCCACTGGAAATCCACCACAAAGATAGCGTGGGTCTTTATTCACAGGGGAATTTTATAATCACCTGTAATATGACTTGATTATATTTCTGCCCCTTGTCGGTGTTGATGCAagacattttgatgagtgccacTTTTAAATTCCCGACACGGCACTTTGTGATTgctttagatctttttttttttgttttgttttttgtttttttatgtcatgtCGGTGTCCTTTGTGAAACCCTGTCAGTTGTTCCAGAAAAACACACTCGATTTGTCAGATAGGTTTGTCTCTGTCACAGCTACATCAAGTTTTCATGGCAGAGCGCTGACAAATTCATTTGTACATAATGTGCAAagcatgaaaaaacaacaacaacaacaacaatgtggCTTGTCTTCTGCTAGGTGTACGGTTAGTTCGACAGAATCAAATAAAGTTCCAGCCTTGCCAGAACACTTCCAGGAATAATAATCAGAATGTAAAAGTTAATAACTCAGTTGTTGTTCTCCATCTGCTGGTGCCGTTGGTTTGTCTTTGCTCCATTTTGATTAGAACTGCCTTTATATGTCTCTCGATTGGAGCTGTATATAAAGATGTTCTCATGACAACTTAGATAATAACATTGAAAGATACCAAGCACAGgcagaaaatgtacttttagaaaACAACTATAGATGTATGATGTACTTTTCTCTTCCCCCATTTAAAAAGGAACATCATATACCTTAGATGTTGATCTAAGGTATATGAGGAAAATGTCAcgaggtaaaaacaaacataataatcCTTCAGAGTGCTGCTTGAGGCATCAGCTGCAACTTATCACCTCAGTGAGACTTCCACACCTCTCAGCAGGCCGCCTGGCCCGCTCTTAGTAAGCATACGGCTGAATTCATTTCGGATTTAATGACTCACTTCCCAGCTGCCAGTCTCACCTGTTTTCCACAGCTCTTAGATAAGACGGCCAGAATTGCTTGGAAAGTTGCTGTAGATTGTCGAAGTCCTCTCTTCTTTCCCACCATTGTGCCTTTGACATGTTTCGAGTTTTTTGTCCTCCCGCGGAGCACTTTATCTGCATGAATTTTCACCGCTGAGACAGATGTGTTTCATGCAGCGTTGTTGGAAAATTTCGACAGATTTTTATGTGTGATTTGAAAAACAGCTGAGGTGCAGCAAGGGGATtctctttatatttatttatttatatatatatataaactcaAGGCTTTAATTTTCCTCTATGTTGCAGGAAGAGCTTCTTTCAGTGACTTTTCATTCTTCTAatgtttttacaacattttagaTGCTACCAGTAACAAAGAATACAAAAAGATTCTTGCATTTCTAGACAAATTGCAAATAaggtacaaatattttttgggggggggtggATAGAATTAAACTTATTGTTGCATAGAGGAGTAAAATTAATCTTAAGGTTTTGACAGCATTTAGTTTGTTAGCTTGTGAGTAACGTTTTTAATGGGCTGCCATGCTAGTGCGTGTCGAACAggagatattgttttatttaacatgtcATGAAGAACTTTAGCACCAAACACTAAAACTGTCTTTGAGTCTCCAGTTAAATTGAtgtcaaaactaattttaatgtaataaattaactaCATCAAAATGAATGTCAATTTAattctctgagaaaaaaataaattaatggaCTTCATActgttttatctttgttttattttttaaatttatctctCTAAGCAATTTTATGAGTTTGGTTATACCAGACTTTTTCTGAAACTGAcacaaaatgaagtttattgCTTTAAAGTCCactattggttttatttaatataaagtgagaaaaaaaaaagaaaacatacccTGGAGTGTTTCattgaaacaacaaaaggaCAGCAGAGGAATTAAATCTAGATTTAAAGATCAATTATTTCTAAGCTCCAAACTTGAAAAATTGttaaagttttctgttgcttttgctCACAGATTGCATCGCTTCAGGGACCTCAACCATGTGGTTTCACTATTGTTTCATTGTGGTTtagaaacactgtaaaaaaaaaaaaaaaaaagaaagaaagaaaaagaaatctctaAATTACCGTAAAATACCGGCAGAAAATTATGgtaaatctgaataaatatgGTAAAATTTGTGTACAGTAAAAATGTCCGAATTTTACCGTATTTATACATGTTTATTTGTAGCTGCGGGTGTTatcataatttacttttttttacagtgtagataGAAAAACTTTCCTCAGAcgcagatttattttcttaatcaaGCCTCTTGAGAGGAGGCACTTGAGAACAGAACATGACAGGACTGACGAGGGCTTAGAAACAAATCTCACAGTGAAATATTCTGcatatcataaaaaataaatgcacacatacacaatGCGATTTGTGCACTTCTCCTTTTACACACCCACAAATTGCTCCGGAAGAGCAGAAATACCCCACAGCGTTGACAGGAGCGTTTTGACTTTTCAGTCTGATAAAGTTATAtatgcttattattattattaataataagcATATATACAGGAGAAAAAAGATTGTCAAACAATATGCACATCCGAAGGGAATCCACCATGGCAGACAGAAAAACCCAATGGATCTACAGCCAACTCAAAAATCAGCCTCCGTGACCTAAAGGCTTATCTGTTTTGGGGCCATGATGAGGCCTTGCACATGAAATTTTAATCAGTTGTtcccaaacattttctgtacatGAAGTGACTGTGCATCAGGAGATCCAACTGaacaaattataattattaagaagaaaacaacaacaaacatttctctcccatatcctttttttccctctatgTAGCCTCaataacttcaaaataataacaaacGCGCGCATCTTGTAATTGGCaagtatttgtctttattttttttaaataacaaattgaaattgaatttaaaagGATGCTGAGCAAACAAGGACCACCAGCAAGGCAGATTTTACAAACACTAatagaccaaaacaacaaatataatcaacatatatcttaaaaataagAACGAAGATCTCAGGACTGAGCTGAGTTTCAGCAGAGGTCATGCTGTCagatttacattttagaaaaattgtTAGCATGGTAAGATTTAAGGTGGTCTGTGCAAAGATGTGAAAGAAGAATTAACCTTTAAATGAATCATGTATATGCATGTAGCACTCTGTGACTACATTGTAGAGATGGAGTTTACTCTGTTCTGTCACACTGTTGTGACACAGTGTTGTCTTTCAGACCCAAAGGCCGTTTGCAACATAACTGGCGCAAATAATAAATTGTACAAATGCTCATTGTGGGAAAGCGCTAACACTAGATTCGGATTGAAACCAACTCAAGTAATCGTCTACCAATGATAAATtaactcaaacatttaataCCGTAGGAATAGATCATATTACACAATCACAGAATCTCCACTGAATGTAagacatgaaacattttaatttggcaTGGTGAGCGTCATCAAGACAAGGCATAATGGGAATCGTTTTATTTTAGACaccagcttctttttttatttttgccatgggattgtaaatttttattagacgtatgaaaataaatctgctataAATTAACTTAATGTTCTTTCGTCCGTCCAATTTGAACACGGGTTAAAAACAATGGGCCACTGTGTCGCATTAAATTTATACCTGAGGGAAACACAAAGTCGTGTACTGCTAATTAAACGTTTCTTATCAATGTAAAAagtaaactaaaacatttcacttACATTTATATGTGAAGATACATTTGACTATTTTAAGTGTAGGAAGATGGCACTGAGGGAAAATgggaaaacactgaaataaatgtggCGGGTGCagtaaaaacataacaaaaaacttTGGTTCAATGTAGGTTTCCAAGCACTCTCCTCTCATAAGCTTGTCCAACCGTGTCACACATAAGGTTACATTACATCAGTTTCTCACCATCACGTCCTACGGATGACCAGGAATAAATCTTTCCAGTGGCAGAGTTATTGGCACTTAAACCTTGTTGTGTCCTTTGAGGAGCAGGTACACATTTTCCCACTCAACCTGCAGCTGGATTTCATATCCATCAACCCAATGCCAACTGCACTGCCTCAGGGCACGGGAGCAGGTACTTTGATTAGACCAGGCTGACAAATTCCCATCGTAGTGTGTTGCACTTCAGCTTTGTTAAGCCTCCTGCTCTGCTGTTTAATcccatatttctttttctgctttgccCAAAGACATGGGTGTTTATTCTTCCACAAGTATGAGAAAACGTTCGAGGGGACAAGATGTTCAGCGCACTTCTGAGAAACAACCTGAtttagtgaggaaaaaaaagcatctccCGAAAATCACAggaatttgaaaaacaaatagacATAAATCTAAATCATATTAGTTTTTCATTGGAAGTCATTTGAGCTCTACATTTTTATGACTTAACACAACATAGTAATCTCTTGTATTTCAGTCCATTGGTTATCCACGGCTAGTACTTTTTTCTTATCGTGATTCATATAAACTGTTCAtctgcatccatccatccattttctaatcacccttggtccctaatggggtcgggagggttgctggtgccaatccccaatTAACGTTCCGGGccagaggcggggttcaccctggacaggtcgccagtctgtcgcaggttcATCTGCATAATTTGCAGATTTGTATTCTACAAATATTcctaaatagaataaaaatctgcaaattatGCCATCATATCAGTAGCATGTTAGTCTTATTTGTGTTCTGGCACTTTGGATAATCTATTTTGTCCTTTATGTAATATCCACCCTTGCTCTTAACTCAagtatttttgacaaataatgcagatgtaaatattcaaaattacaCCCAAATtccacatttaatttgattggATTTTGCTTCTCCAGGACTTTAACTTGCACTTTGCCTCCACTGATTGAGCCTTTGACCGTTAAAGacaatttaacagatttttcttaaatgaagGTGCAAAATGTCTCCCTCTCGAAGGGAGATTTGGTTGGCGTAGGCGACCAAATAATAAGAACAGAGGAGAATGTGAAGGGTGTCAACAGCATCTGTTTCATCAGAAAGGATGCTACTCTGTTGTTAGCAGAGGAGTCATTGTTCCGGCAGACGCCACGAACAAAACATCTGCCTCTGAACTCAGAACATCGGGAATTTGAAAAGCAGAGGTAGAGGTGCTCCTGACGGCGTCACTATGGCAACCAACAAAAATGCGTTTAGATGAGTATTGGGGAAACAAAAACCTGGAATTGTTCAAGgcatttcccccccccccccccacgtGATAAAATTGTTGTGGCGCTCCAGCAGCTCtttatacatttgtttgttgGAAGCCTCCTAAATTCTGATGGGTTACACTGAAGCTCAAAAATACCTGGCTCTTATTTTGCAGACTAAAAACATtgctgtttatctttttttttttttttttacatatttatgagATTGGTTTATTTAGTACTGGAGAACACAATGATTTGGGAGACTGTTATTAAATCGAATCCTCCTGAGTCCGACTATTTACCAAACTGGTTGAGGTTCTGATGCCCAACTGGACCAGTTGGCTTTTATGACATTTTAGAGCTCAAAGCCTCCACGACCACAAACAATCAAATAACCACATttccaaacagaagaaaaagaatacattgtacacaaatcattttaatatctAGCTTTCGAAGCAGGTACAATATGTGGTgccgtttgtaaagttacagagtaaaaaatttaaagtaatgACTTGGTTTATTTAGCCTGTCGTAGAGAACGAAATGtgggttttcatttttcaaagtcacattttcaccaTATTGTtcctacatttataaatatcagATATAAACTTAATGTTCAACTCACAAGTTAAATATTCGACTTAGCTTGATACCGATaacaatactttttttatttagtaaatttatttttagcaaaaagaaaTTTAGTTAGGAAGCTAAATACTTATTTTCGAactttgacatttataaatgtaggaTAATCATGGAGAAAATGTGACCTTGAAACATGAACACCCactatttttcacttttttacagTGCAACTTTGCAAATGGCACCCACAGTACTAAGTGTTCCCCTGGTATTAAAAGATTGGCACATTATTTctaggattgtttttgtgtccGATGTGAACAATGTGTCACAATAACAGTCGAAGCATACTTTATTTAACATGATGTCGGGTTACATTCATTAAGGGGCTTAAGTTAGGTTTATGGATTTTTAGGTTGTAGATCTTTTCGAAACATGCTCAGGCCATGCACCACCTCAGTCTTTCTAAATCtgtgaaactttttccaaatcCTCCATGATCAGATCCTGCTCTCTGACGTCGTTTCCCTCCTGACACGTTCCGTTCCCCACGAACAGCGACCCGGTTCTGGACGCCGGTCTGCTTGGCACCGTCGGGTGGACTGGGAGCACGGCGTTCCCTCTGATCCGGTGGGAGAGGGTCCTTTGGCGCAGGACGTCGGCGGAACACAGCTGGAACTTAAAAGCTGCCTGGAAGCCTTTGCGGAAGTTCTCGTTGAAGAAGCCGTAGATGATGGGGTTGATGCTGCTGTTGAAGAAGGCCAGCCAGTGAGCGAAAGGGTATACGTAGATGTTAATGACGCGGTGCTGGTGCTCCGTCAAGCTGGCGTAGTCGCTCAACATCATGAGGGTCCAGAGAGGCAGCCAGGATACGATGAAAAGCAAAGCCACGACCAGGAGCATCATTATCACCCGCTTCTTCTTCCGTGTGATCGTCTGACGCCCGTCCACGCTCAGTTTGTTGTTGCCACTCCCCTCCAGTGGGGCGCTCCCACTGCCCCTAGCTGAAGGTAGGGTGGTCTTAAAAAGGGTGAAGCCAATGCGCGCGTACATGATGACAATCAGACTTAGCGGGGCGAGGTAGATGTTGGCGAAGAGAACCGTGGTGTAGACCTTCCTCATCTCCTGACTAGGCCAGTTCTCCCGGCACCAGTAGAACGGACGAGTGTCGCTGTTGGGACCGAGGACTATCCGTACCGTCTGCTCCTTCGTGACCTGGAGCATGACCCCTGACGGGCACATGATGAACACAGCCAGGACCCAAATGATGACAATGATTAGCTTTGAGGTGGCGATGGTCAGCTTCTGCTTGAAAGGGTAGACAATGCAGCGGAACCTGATGAAagaggacatttaaaaaataaaaagcctcaGACAATTTCGACAACCAAACATATGTTGAGGTGAAATACAAACCCGCACCTGTCAACAGCGATGGCAACGAGGGTGAATACAGATGCCGACACAGATATCCCTTGAACCATCCCACTCAGTTTACACACAATACTACCGAAAGGCCatcctgcagaaacagaaacatccatCTCTAACAGGTTTGCGTATCTAGACACTGAGGTTTTTTGCTAAACCTTTAAAGACAAGCTAAGCACATAAACAGTCCATTTCAAGCTTTCCCACAaattttcaatttgatttaggtctgcactttgactaggccattctaaacATTCAAGAGTTTTTCAGCCTCTATCATGTTTTTCTCTACAATAATTCTGTTTGCTTTCCCATCTGCCCTGTGAAAAGGGTAAGAAGACTTTTGAAAAGAACTATAAATCGCTTTGGAGTAGATTCCCGCTAGCAAAGCTGAATATTATTTGAGTACCTGTTATAATGTTGTCCAGAAGTGTGGTTGGCATGCAGAAGATGCCCACCAGGAGGTCACTGATGGCCAGGTTGAGGATAAACAGATTGGTGACAGTGCGCATGTTCCTGCTGCGCAGCACGATGAAGCACACCACCCCGTTACCGACCATGCACACCGCAAAGATGAGCAGGTAGGAAACGGTGAAGACCGCAGCCACGCCGGGTTTGTGGAGGTAGAAATCCACGTAGGT
The sequence above is a segment of the Gambusia affinis linkage group LG17, SWU_Gaff_1.0, whole genome shotgun sequence genome. Coding sequences within it:
- the LOC122847250 gene encoding neuropeptide FF receptor 2-like, translated to MTQNPAYNTTWEDLILSSAAVLQNKPRPQQNITYVDFYLHKPGVAAVFTVSYLLIFAVCMVGNGVVCFIVLRSRNMRTVTNLFILNLAISDLLVGIFCMPTTLLDNIITGWPFGSIVCKLSGMVQGISVSASVFTLVAIAVDRFRCIVYPFKQKLTIATSKLIIVIIWVLAVFIMCPSGVMLQVTKEQTVRIVLGPNSDTRPFYWCRENWPSQEMRKVYTTVLFANIYLAPLSLIVIMYARIGFTLFKTTLPSARGSGSAPLEGSGNNKLSVDGRQTITRKKKRVIMMLLVVALLFIVSWLPLWTLMMLSDYASLTEHQHRVINIYVYPFAHWLAFFNSSINPIIYGFFNENFRKGFQAAFKFQLCSADVLRQRTLSHRIRGNAVLPVHPTVPSRPASRTGSLFVGNGTCQEGNDVREQDLIMEDLEKVSQI